A window of Kocuria sp. TGY1127_2 genomic DNA:
ATGGCTACCCCCGTGGACCGGAGCGCTGCTCACACCGTGGGACCTGCATCCAGAGCTTCGACCACGCGGAGATCGCGTGGTCTTCTTCCCATGGCGTTCAGGTCCTGACCTCGGATGCCATTCGCGGTTTCTACGACGGCGAGCACGGCGCGGAAGGACGGCTTGGGATTCCGGTCTCTGCGGAAGAACCGGCCGGCGAATCCGGGATAACGCAGACCTTTTGGAACCAGGCGGACGACAAGCGTTACTCGGTCGCGTGGAGCAGCGCGACCGGGGCGCACGCCGTCGAAACCACGGGGGCGATCGGCAAGAAGTGGACGGAGTTGGGAGCCGCTGGCGGCTCTTTGGGGCTCCCTGTCTCGGAGGTGTTCAACAACCTGCCCTACGGGGGTAGATACCAGGAATTCCAAGGCGGTCGGACGTATTCCTCCCCGGCAACCGGCACGTGGACCGTTACCTCGGGCACCATCCAGCGAGCCTGGGACGAGGATGGAGGGGCAGGAGGGCGGTGGGGTTATCCCACCTCGGACGAGCACTCGACCCCGTTTGGGATCCAGCAGAATTTCCAGGGTGGTATCGCCCGGAAGTACGAGAACGACTCCGTTACTTTCCGGACCTATGAGCAAGTCCAGCCCGACGGGATCAGCAAGACCATGGACGCCGATGCCTCCGCCCTCGGGCTCGGGCGCGTGCTCGGGGCTGCGGCCAAGAGCGCTCTGGACACCTATTCGAAGCAGTACGAGGGTGCGGTCATGGTGTATTCGGACCGTTACGGGGGGGTCGCTCTGTCCAAACGGGTCTTCGACGTCTGGTCCGCCAATCCGAACCCGCACGGTTTGCCGCAGAGTCATTCCGGGGACGGCGATACTCGCCGAACAGCATTCCAACACGACGCACTGGCCTTCGACGTCGACCATGACCTGGTGCGCCGAGTGGACAGAACCCTGGGAACCGGTGACGCACTGGTATTCGGCGATTCCCAGGTCGCTCCGGACAACAGCTGGATCCGGCAAGGCATTTCCAGGGCCGGGTTCACGGTCGAGGCGAGCCAAACCGCGTACCCGAGCATTGGTTT
This region includes:
- a CDS encoding GDSL-type esterase/lipase family protein, which gives rise to MGGKLNRVTGALILSTALALTVYSSQRQDLRGAIGDYYHSSESVQKELGHPLKPQECDQAEGGCFQEFAHGRIYWSPTAGAAHVREGQISEFYNQHGAHAGQYGYPRGPERCSHRGTCIQSFDHAEIAWSSSHGVQVLTSDAIRGFYDGEHGAEGRLGIPVSAEEPAGESGITQTFWNQADDKRYSVAWSSATGAHAVETTGAIGKKWTELGAAGGSLGLPVSEVFNNLPYGGRYQEFQGGRTYSSPATGTWTVTSGTIQRAWDEDGGAGGRWGYPTSDEHSTPFGIQQNFQGGIARKYENDSVTFRTYEQVQPDGISKTMDADASALGLGRVLGAAAKSALDTYSKQYEGAVMVYSDRYGGVALSKRVFDVWSANPNPHGLPQSHSGDGDTRRTAFQHDALAFDVDHDLVRRVDRTLGTGDALVFGDSQVAPDNSWIRQGISRAGFTVEASQTAYPSIGFTRKQPSGSYSGGVLDNYWTLPLGDPEVIYLQGSGNDVYVRDNERVRRDATRTIRKLKELYPRSTVVLSGVVTEDIPEHRSRDELSRVYEQVAESEKIRFLPLKGWTTIYQGAPLLSADHIHFTDAGHDHMADPFTEQFRKAIR